CAAATTTATAGGCTCCACATTAAACTCCACATTTGATATAACCTACTCAAGATACAAAAATAAATTCATTTTACTATTCATGACTAACCACTTAACAAAATAATGTAATATGTTGTTGTATTTGTATTTGTACAAAAGGGAGTACCTGTGAGGAAAGTACTTCAACAGAAGGAGGTGGAGGTGGAAGAGGCTTGTTTTCTGGGACATCAAGAAATCCTAACCCAAACCCAGATTGGGATTTTTCATCAAACAGACGAAATGGTTCGGGTCCAGTTGCTGACGTGTTCGCCTCCATAGCCAAGCTGAAAAGTTTTGAGCTTTCAGTGTGGACGGCAACCGATGGAAGTACACGGCATCTTAAACGGGCTTGCTTATTGGGCCTTTTTTTTGGCTAATaaggctttttttttttaattgaaactatttatattcggtagtcgaaaaagtgtataaaatttgtatataaaaataataactaaaaatatatctattcatatatatatatatatatatatatacacacacttttTTGGCTaccgaaaataaataatttctgacacggattaaaagtgaaaaaagtCCTAATGACCATTTTTTGGGCCCAGTATAATAAGGGTGATTTGCAAAAATAGGAATATTtggggaaaaataaaaaataccatATTTaaaactggtaattgaaaaatagtcacggtttcaaaagtaatcgaaatttagttactttttcatataaagataaaatctgaacaaaaatactcCTAAAAATCCGGAAATACTCCaccataatatgttggagttcaattttttttacatgatctttcagcataatatgctggagtttcaACATAATATGCCGGAAGTTTATATGCAAGAGCTCCATAAATCCAACATATTATGCGGGAACTTTCCATGTGCTAgatttccaacataatatgctagaagctTATATGCATGAGCTCCATAATCCCGCATGTTATGTTAGAATTTTTCGTGTTttagcaaaatagtgactattttttaataaatttacaaatattggttatttttcaattatcagtccGAAAATTGACTAGCATATGCTATTTTCACGGAATATTGGTGCCATCATTTATATTTGGACCCCAATAAGGAAAGTTAAAAAAATAGTTCCCGATTGTAATTTTGAAGTACATTGATTAGAATTTTTTGGAAAAGTCACATGGTGAAGCGTTGGAATTAATATTACAAGTTATGGTAGTCGTCATAAAATTCTGGCAGTTGCTATATTTTTGTGTAATTGGCTACGCAATTTCTGATAAATTACCAGAATTTTTGCATTATGGCTAAAATTCTAGTGGTCGTCAGGATTCTTCGTACTTTAAAATACTGTGCACTTTAAAATTTTGACCAGTGTGCTTTACATTTCTAACATGGGGCTATTTTTTCAGAAAACAGATTTTTTTAACTGGATTAAAAATTAAATGGTGATTTTAAAAAAGTCCGTCCGACATAATTTTGCCATGTAATAATTAATATGCTTAAAAGGGAAagaggaaaaggagaaaaaatactCCTGTGTCAAATATTATCAGTCGATTATTAAAAATAGGTGTCTcgaattatttgtcattttagaaattcaaaatataattgattatttttttcctttacccttagtaataattgtttttgaagatggagataacactaaaataaaataaatattcaatgaagagagattttatcttaagacataaataaggataaaatagtctaatttcttttctaattAAAGTTTAAGTGGCGTGTAAAAAAGAAACACGACAGATAATTTAAGACTGAGAGAGTAAAAACAACGCCCACATTTTTGTGGTATGCCCAATGGCTTTGTGATCTACTGTTATTTGTGTTCTCTGTCATATGCTATTTTAATAAAGTATATTTAACATATTCTACTCGAAATAGAGAGGATACAAACCGGAAATTAACAAAGAATCATTTTGTCATTCGAATCAATTTGAGCAAAAATCATTTTGTCAAATTTATATATTAGGCCAAATACATATACAGCCCTGTTCAATTtggtctcattttttattttggcactttATCTCAGTATTGTTTTATTTTGGCCCTCCAACTCTATTTCTTACCTTTTTATTTTAACACAAAAGCTGAAATCAGTGCAAAAAAATATAACGCGTGTGTATACACAAATCTGGGATgtaataaatatccaattaaatgTTGTTCATCCTTCTTTTAGACGTGGATTCACTTCAAAGTTCAAGCTTatatgaaataaatgatgaaaaaataaGGTGGCAAcatttaattggatatttattacACCTCAGATTTGTGTATACACACGCGCTATATTCTTTTGCACTGGTTTCTGCTTTTGTGTTAAAATGAAACATAAAAAATAGAGTTGAAGGGTCAAAATGGAACAAGATTGAGATagagtgccaaaataaaaaatggagtcAAGTTGAATGTGTTTGGCCTATATATTAATTCACTTGCTATGATTAATGATGCATGGGATTGACCGCTCCAATGAGATCTTTTATGAGGGTAGGAGAAATAGTTATCAAGCCATGGGCGGATCTACATGCTAAATTTGGTTGCTTCAGCATCCACTAACCTTACCACAGCACGCTTAATTTTATCCAATActactactttatttatttttattccaGACTACTTTTTCCCTGAATTTTATTTTACCTTCCCATTTTTTTATAAAGtttttccttttgtattttaccTAGTAATTCTCTAtaaccaagaaaaaaaaaagaaacttcaAAGTTCGCCCCTTCTAAAAACAAATAGTTCCTCTAGAGTggcaaaattcattaaaaatttTTTTTGCCTTTTGCATTTTTCGTTACACGCGTTTATAATATATTTACCGTGATTGGTAGTAATTGTACGTCAAAAAAAGTTCAACACCCACGAACCCAAAATCTTGAATCCACAGGAAATGCCCATTAATATCAAGTGACTCAAAATACAAGATAGAAAACAAAGCAAAGGGCATGACATTATTGCAACATTTGAATAACATAACACTAATGTGATGATATTCTAGTCTTCTTTGGAGATGAAGAAACTAAATCAATGgcacatcccaatggccaagctGCTCCAAcaagataatttttgtatttgACATCATGCATCACTGTAATGTCTTTGTATGGATTTAATCCTGTCCAAAGATGCATTTAAAAAAAGGTAAGCAAGCAAGGGAAAAAAGTCTAAGTGCCAAATTATTTTCTGTTTGAATTGATACTgcatttaacttatatataccAACAGTATAAAAGAACGATAAAAATAACTTACCTAATCCATCGACAAGCAAAGTGTAGTCATATACCAAATCAATGCATAAGTATGGGATATCTCTATCTTGAGCGTTTGGAAATACAGATTTTATATCTGCTGCTTTTGTCTTGCAAGCAACTTTAGCAGCATTTAGGTACTGAATTGGCTTTGCTATTGCTGATGGAAATTTGCTGTCCACAATGCCAACCTACAATACAAATTGAACCCCAATTAGTCCGAGTTTATAAATTTTCGATTGAATTGATCATCACATCAACTACAATTACTACGTTTCAATCCGTAAGTTGGAGTTAACTATATGAATCTTTATTATCCGTATTGCTCCGTTTATACTTATTAACcatgaatatatttttttatgtgattttatcTAACTAGACACAAACCACTTTGATGAAGGCTATCAATAAAAGTTAACTAGTAATTCTAACGAAtgactttttccttttctttctaatAAATGTTGGAGTAGTTGAACACGTGGGATTTAGAGACATATTCATGTGAACTCAATAGCTTTTGTTCAAATCTTATATATGTATTAAGAAATTCATCAAATATCTATGTATAAGTATTTAACTTCGAAATCAATTATTAGTGTATATTAACTTGAGGTCGTTGTATAGGAATACATAAATTTGAAACCCTAGATCCCAATCCTGTCGAACAAAACTTTTACCTGAGCACCAATATCATAGAAAAATGATGAAGCATGCACAGTCTTGGATCCAGCTCCACCTCCACCATTCCAAACTCCATTGAATGTGCAGTTCTTGTAATTGCATGGTGCACTAATTTTAAGTGCTTTCCTAGTTAATGCCCTGCATTTCTTCAAACTAGTACCACTTGATGGAGCTTTTACTTTGTAGTTCACTCCTCCATATGAGTAGTACCcttgaaaagaacaaaatgatgcTCTTGTATCAGTGCATTTGACTAATTACTTGTAAGTAGCCTATAAGATATATATTACTGGTGTATTGTAATTTAAACTCTTAGCATCTTAGCACAACATTTCTCGTATATTGAGAATGTTCACATCGATATTATTGTAAAAAATAATGTATaagaaaatagagagaaataTATATACCATCATATCCTTCCAAAGCGCAAGGATTACTATAGTTTCTTGAAGCCTTGAAAATCTCAGCACGGCCAGCTAGCTGTCCATAGTTCAAATAACTGCATACAATATATACTTGTTAGATTTTGTGTGTCAATGTATActtatttttaaagtattttactTTGTCAATATATACTATAAGTAGTTAAATTTTATTACATAATGTTAGTATCTCAGTATATTTCTTATAGAGGAGAGGAATATATACAAACCTATGGACGTAGAGATAATAATCGTTTGCCAAAAGATGTTTTTCTTGAACGTAGGGTTCTCCATCTTCATTTTGAGGAGCATTTGCAAAATGTTCCTTTGATATGGCATATGCCATTTGGACTGAACCACCACCTAGATCAATTGTTGCTGTGGTACTTTTATAGTTTTTACCCAAATTTCCCAATAGATAATTTATTGCAACCTGTATATTAATAAACACCAACAACAAATTATTTAAAGAAGATATTCAACTTAATAATAGCTGATTACATATAAGATCTACGACTTTGAGTTCTCTCGCTATTCATAACAAATCTAATATGATAAtttgaagggaaaaaaaaaagagcaattAGCCTGCAATAAAAGGttaaataaactgaaaaatatagttaaattcttatttttaaggTGCAGTTATTTACTAATGAGAAATCGTAATGAGAGTTACATGTTCGAATGCGACACGTGAGAAAAAGCTATTTTCATTTGCATTTTTTTAATAGCCTCATTTGCATAATTGAGTTGACTAAGTAGAATATTCCGAGGCCTTTGAGTATCCGAAGGGactcacaaaaaataaaaataaaaacttaaacTCAACTGTTTAAACTAAAATAGCCTACGAATACTTAGctaaaaagtaaataataaattaaataaatagggggaagaagaagatgaagaaaagaaagtattttgCTGTAATTGACTTACCCACATGTAAGAGCCTTCTTGAGTTCCATCAAGAATACTGACCCATTGATCTTTTGTGTGGAAGGTGCTTTCATTTTTGACTAAATCTCTCAccttttaaaattgaaaaaaacaaaaagtcttaattaataaattagtaaAAGGAGGACTAACCTAACATTcttattatgaaaaataaaaataaatttcttcAAGTAATAATTAAGGTCTAATGAAAACATATACCGCTTGTAAAATCTTTTCTGCTGCATCCCCTTTTAACATCCTCAAACCTGCTGTTGCCTGTATGTTTATTCGCacaaaaaaacaattaaaagagcagccaaaaatattattttatttattataaacaATACTATATGACACTGGAATAATAATTAATTACGCAACTTGCATTATTCTATCAAAGAAAAAGATAAGTGAAGGGCCATTAGCGTTTCAGATTGGACCAATGTACTTTTATTTTATGATTAATTGAATGGTATATCATGTTAATAGGATTTAAAACTTACATATACACCGTTAGAGTAAAGAGCTAGCTTTACACTATCAGCGATTATTTAACTTGTTATAATAAGTTGCAGAGTAAAGAGCTAGCTTTACACTATCAGCGATTATTTAACTTGTTATAATAAGTTGCTTGGCTTATTTTCTAGATTACAAGTTgtacttattattttattttccagATTACAAGTTGCTTATTATCTTATTTTCCAGATTACAAGTTGTACTTATTATCTTATTTTATAAATAAGTTACAACTGAATTATTATAAATACTTATTATAAGTGACATGATAGTATACGCATTACTTTGCAATATGTGACGACAAccattcatcccaaaacatagtacCGATGAATATGTACAAAGTAAGCCAAAGCCGACTCATTTTCTTCGGTATTTATCGTAAATTgtttataaaagttaaactcatatTAACATATGCTAATTAAATGGTAATTAATACCGACCCCAAGTTCGAGGGGAGTTTCGGACTGCAATTCTTTAGGAACAGCACCTTCAGCTCCCTCTAGAAGTGGTTCTAAAGAGTTGGCTGCAGCCTTAGGATCATCTGCATATGAACTTAGACCTGGTTTTGTCTGCAAAAAAGGTGAAATTCATATCATAAGATTTAATGGTAAAAAgtaggaattaaaaaaaaagtaagaatAGAATATGTTTCATGTGTTCTTCACCCGCCCCCAAATAACCGTTAAAAAGTTCAAACAAATTCAAAGTAACtaatatgttattttatttttattttttttacgtaGAAACTACGTTGAAATTTGTGAtccataactaaaaaaaatacatttttagttAAAAAAGAAAGCACAAT
This DNA window, taken from Nicotiana tabacum cultivar K326 chromosome 15, ASM71507v2, whole genome shotgun sequence, encodes the following:
- the LOC107783879 gene encoding apyrase, with protein sequence MLNKKSHFVFTFLAILLLLPLSFFSSTNAHKPLRRHLLSHESENYAVIFDAGSTGSRVHVFRFNENLELLPIGNDIEFFMATKPGLSSYADDPKAAANSLEPLLEGAEGAVPKELQSETPLELGATAGLRMLKGDAAEKILQAVRDLVKNESTFHTKDQWVSILDGTQEGSYMWVAINYLLGNLGKNYKSTTATIDLGGGSVQMAYAISKEHFANAPQNEDGEPYVQEKHLLANDYYLYVHSYLNYGQLAGRAEIFKASRNYSNPCALEGYDGYYSYGGVNYKVKAPSSGTSLKKCRALTRKALKISAPCNYKNCTFNGVWNGGGGAGSKTVHASSFFYDIGAQVGIVDSKFPSAIAKPIQYLNAAKVACKTKAADIKSVFPNAQDRDIPYLCIDLVYDYTLLVDGLGLNPYKDITVMHDVKYKNYLVGAAWPLGCAIDLVSSSPKKTRISSH